In Nymphalis io chromosome 11, ilAglIoxx1.1, whole genome shotgun sequence, one genomic interval encodes:
- the LOC126771698 gene encoding eukaryotic translation initiation factor 4E-binding protein yields the protein MSASPIARQATHSQAIPSRRVLITDPAQMPDVYSSTPGGTIYSTTPGGTRIVYERSFMMSLRQSPISQTPPKCSLPAALLKNPSSAQQSPATPAQKPRSNSISFDESQETFSMDL from the exons atgtcGGCGTCACCAATTGCAAGGCAAGCGACGCACAGTCAAGCCATACCTTCGAGGAGAGTCCTCATTACAGACCCTGCTCAAATGCCCGATGTATACTCTAGCACACCAGGAGGAACCATTTACTCTACCACGCCTGGAG gcACTCGCATAGTCTATGAAAGGTCTTTTATGATGTCGCTACGACAGTCACCAATATCACAGACACCACCAAAATGTTCTCTACCTGCTGCACTTTTAAAGAATCCATCGAGCGCTCAGCAGTCGCCTGCGACTCCAGCGCAGAAACCACGCTCGAATTCCATCTCATTCGACGAATCACAGGAGACATTTAGTATGGATCTTTAA